In Aquincola tertiaricarbonis, the genomic stretch CAACTACAAGCAGCTGGCCGAGCAGGTGTTCCTGCTGACCGACGCCAAGAAGACCATGGCCGCGCTGGACATGCAGCCGCCGGCCGGGGCGTACCCCAAGTTCACCATCATGGGCAAGGTGTTCGACCCCGAGAAGCCGGAGGCCTACGTGTCCAGCTTCGCGATCCAGCGGGCCGCGTGATGCGCAGCCTGAACCTGCGCGCGGCGCTGCTGTCGCTGGCGCTGCTGGTGCTGCTGCTGGCGGTGTGGCAGGTGGCCACGCTGCCTTCGGGCGGCAGCCCGGCACCGGCCGCCGCCAGCATGACGGCCGAGGAGATCGAATACGCCAAGCTGCTGGGCAAGGACCCGACCGCAGGCGCTGCGCCGGCAGCCGCCAGGTCGGGCTTTCCCACGCCGGCGCAGATGGCAGCCGCCGCGTGGGCGCAGCTGGCCAGCCCCTTCCACGACCATGGGCCCAACGACAAGGGCATCGGCCTGCAGCTGGCGCATTCGCTGGGCCGTGTGGCGCTGGGCTACCTGTTCGCGGCCGCGGTGGCGGTGCCGCTGGGCTTTGCCATCGGCATGAGCCCGCTGCTGTACCGCGCGCTCGATCCGTTCATCCAGATCCTGAAGCCCATCTCGCCGCTGGCCTGGATGCCGCTGGCGCTCTACACCATCAAGGACTCGTCGATCAGCGGCATCTTCGTGATCTTCATCTGCTCGGTGTGGCCGATGCTGATCAACACCGCCTTCGGCGTGGCCGGCGTGCGGCGCGAGTGGCTGAACGTGGCCCGCACGCTGGAGGTCAGGCCGATGCGGCGCGCACTGGAAGTCATCCTGCCGGCGGCGGCGCCCACCATCCTCACCGGCATGCGCATCAGCATGGGCATCGCCTGGCTGGTGATCGTGGCGGCCGAGATGCTGGTGGGTGGCACCGGCATCGGCTACTTCGTGTGGAACGAGTGGAACAACCTGTCGCTGCCCAACGTGATCTTCGCCATCCTGGTCATTGGCGTGGTGGGCATGCTGCTCGACCTGATGTTCGCCAGACTGCAGAAAGCCGTGACCTATGCAGACTGACCTCATCCAGGTGCAGGGCCTGGCCAAGACCTACCCTGGCGCCCCGGAGCCCGTGTTCGACGAAGTCAACTTCGACATCCGCCAGGGCGAGTTCGTCTGCATCATCGGCCACAGCGGCTGCGGCAAGACCACCATCCTCAATGTGCTGGCGGGGCTGGAACAGGCCAGCGAGGGCGTGGTGCTGATGGACGGCCGCGAGATTGCCGGCCCCAGCCTGGACCGGGGCGTGGTGTTCCAGGGCCATGCGCTGATGCCGTGGCTGACGGTGCGCCGCAACATCGCCTTCGCGGTGCGCAGCAAGTGGCCGGGCTGGAGCGCCGCGCAGGTGAACGAACAAGTGGAAAAGTTCGTGCAGCTGGTGGGCCTGGGCGCGGCCATCGACAAGAAGCCCTCGCAGCTGTCGGGCGGCATGAAGCAGCGCGTGGGCATCGCGCGGGCCTTCGCCATCCAGCCACGCATGCTGCTGCTGGACGAGCCTTTCGGCGCGCTCGATGCGCTGACCCGCGGCACCATCCAGGACGAGCTGCTGCGCATCTGCGCCGAGACGCGGCAGACCGTCTTCATGATCACGCACGACGTGGACGAGGCCATCCTGCTGGCCGACCGCATCTTGCTGATGAGCAACGGCCCGCGGGCCCGCGTGGCCGAGGTGGTGGTCAACACCATGCCGCGAGGCCGGCAGCGCGCCACGCTGCACCACGACCCGCAGTACTACCGCATCCGCAACCACCTGGTCGATTTCCTGGTGGCGCGCAGCCAGCACCTGTCGCATGGCCGCGCGCCGGCCCGGCCGCCCGAGGTGCGGCCCGGCCTGCAGGCCGAGCCCGACCCCATCCCATCGGCGGACGCCAAGGTCACGCCATTCACACCCCGCAGCAAGGAGCAAGCCGCATGAGCCGCATGGAAGTCACCGAGAAGATCGTCGCCACCAAGGTGGCCCAGGGCCTGAAGTGGTCCGACGTGGCCGCCAAGGTGGGCCTGAGCAAGGAGTGGGTGACCGCCGCCTGCCTGGGCCAGATGACGCTGAACGCCGAGCAGGCCGCCGTGATCGGTGAGATCTTCGGCCTGACCGAGGCCGAGCAGCGCTGGCTGATGGTGGTGCCCTACAAGGGCAGCCTGCCCACCAGCGTGCCCACCGATCCGCTGATCTACCGCTTCTACGAACTGGTGAGCGTGTATGGCACCACCTTCAAGGAATTGATCCACGAAGAGTTCGGCGACGGCATCATGAGCGCCATCGACTTCAAGATGGACCTGCAGCGCGAAGCCGACCCCAAGGGCGATCGTGTCAGCATCACGATGAGCGGCAAGTTCCTGCCCTACAAGACCTACTGAAACCGCGAGGAGATTGCCATGAGCGCACCCGAGATCCGCCCGCCCGTGCCGCCTTTCACCGCGGACAGCGCGGCGCAGAAGGTGCGCCTGGCCGAAGACGCCTGGAACAGCCGCGACCCCGACCGGGTGGTCGGCGTCTACACCCACGACACCGTCTGGCGCAACCGGGCGGAGTTTCCGCAGGGCCGTGAGCAGGTGCGCCAGTTCCTGCAGCGCAAGTGGGCGCGCGAGCTGGACTACCGGCTGATCAAGGAGTTGTGGGCCTTCGAAGGCGCGCGCATAGCGGTGCGCTTCGCCTATGAATGGCACGACGACTCGGGCCAGTGGTTCCGCAGCTATGGCAACGAGAACTGGCAGTTCAACGCGCAGGGCCTGATGGAGCGGCGCTTCGCCAGCATCAACGACCTGCCGATCCGTGAGGCCGAGCGGCTGTTCCACTGGCCGCTGGGCCGCCGGCCCGACGAGCACCCGGGCCTGTCGGCGCTGGGCCTGTAGCGTGTTGGCGGGCGGCGTGCCGGGGGCGCTGCGTCGGCGTATGCTCGCAGCGCATCAGTTCCTCGCACGCCAAGCCTCATGAGCCTGCCCCAAGTCCACCACATCACCCACCCGCTGGTTCAGCACAAGCTCACGCTGATGCGTGAGAAGACCCGCAGCACCAGCGGTTTCCGCCGCCTGCTGAACGAGATCAGCATGCTGATGGCCTACGAGATCACCCGCGACATCGGCACGCAGATGATCGAGATCGAGACGCCGCTCGAGAAGATGCAGGCGCCGGTGATCGACGGCAAGAAGACCGTGTTCGTCAGCATCCTGCGCGCGGGCAACGGCTTTCTCGACGGCATGCTCAACGTGGTGCCCGGCGCCCGCGTGGGCCACGTCGGCCTGTACCGCGACCCCAAGACCCTGGTGGCCGTGGAGTACTACTTCAAGATGCCCAGCGACATGCACGAGCGCGACGTCATCGTGCTCGACCCGATGCTGGCCACCGGCAACTCCGCCGTCGCGGCGGTGGAGCGGCTGAAGGAAACCAACCCCAAGAGCATCCGATTCGTGTGCCTGCTGGCCGCGCCCGAGGGCCTGAAGAACTTCCACGGCAGCCACCCCGATGTGCCGGTGTACACCGCCGCCATCGACCGTGGGCTGGACGAACACGGCTACATCGTGCCGGGCCTGGGCGACGCCGGCGACCGCATCTTCGGCACCAAGTGAGCGGGAGCGCCCGATGCGCGACCTGCTGATCCGCAACGCCACGCTGCCTGATGGCCGCACCGGACAGGACGTGCTGGTGCTGCAAGGCCGCATCGCCGCGGTGCAGCCCGGCCTGGCGGCGCCGGCCGGCATCGCCACGCACGACGCCCAGGGCTGGCTGCTGAGCCCGCCCTTCGTCGACGCCCACTTCCACATGGACGCCACGCTGAGCTACGGCCTGCCGCGCGTCAATGCCAGCGGCACGCTGCTCGAAGGCATCGGCCTGTGGGGTGAGCTCAAGCCGCTGCTCACGCCCGAGGCGCTGGTCGAGCGTGCGCTGGCCTACTGCGACTGGGCGGTGGCCAAGGGGCTGCTGGCCATCCGCACCCATGTGGACGTGTGCGACGACCGCCTGATGGCGGTGCAGGCGCTGCTGCAGGTGCGCGAGCAGGTGCGGCCCTACCTCGACCTGCAGCTGGTGGCTTTTCCGCAGGACGGCGTGCTGCGGGCGCCGGGCGCGCTGGCCAACCTGGAGCGGGCCCTCGACCTGGGCGTGGACGTGGTGGGCGGCATTCCCCACTTCGAGCGCACGATGGCCGACGGCGCCGAATCGGTGAAGCTGCTGTGCGAGATCGCCGCCGACCGCGGCCTGCGCGTGGACATGCACTGCGACGAGAGCGACGACCCGCTGTCGCGCCACATCGAGACGCTGGCCTTCCAGGCCCAGCGGCTGGGGCTGCAGGGCCGGGTCACCGGTTCGCACCTCACCTCCATGCACAGCATGGACAACTACTACGTCAGCAAGCTGCTGCCGCTGATCGCCGAGGCCGGCGTGCATGCGGTGGCCAACCCGCTGATCAACATCACGCTGCAGGGCCGGCACGACACCTACCCCAAGCGCCGTGGCATGACCCGCGTGCCCGAGCTGATGGCCGCGGGCGTGAACGTGGGCTTTGGCCACGACTGCGTGATGGACCCCTGGTACAGCCTGGGCTCCGGCGACATGCTGGAAGTGGCGGCCATGGGCCTGCACGTGGCGCAGATGACCTCGCAGGCCGGCATGCAGGCCTGCTTCGAGGCGGTGACCACCAACAGCGCGCGCATCCTGGGCCTGGAGGGCTACGGCCTGGCGCCGGGCTGCCGCGGCAGCTTCGTGCTGCTGCAGGCCCGCACGCCGGTGGAGGCGCTGCGCCTGCGCGCGCACCGGCTGCTGGTGGTGCGCGAGGGGCGGGTGCTGGCCGAATCGGCCCCGCTGCAGGCCCGGCTGCAACTGCCCGGCCGGCCCGCCGAGGTGGACTGGACGCTGCGCCGCGGCCCCCATGACTAGAATCAGCCGCACAGGGTGAGGGCAGCCAGAACTATGAAACTGATCGGATCGTTGACCAGCCCGTACGTGCGCAAGGTGCGCATCGTGTTGGCCGAGAAGAAACTGGACTACCAGTTCGTGCAGGAAGACGTGTGGGGCAGCGATGCCATCCTCGCGTCCAACCCGCTGGGCAAGGTGCCCTGCCTGGTGATGGAAGGCGGCGAAGCCGTCTTCGACTCGCGCGTGATCGTCGAGTACGTCGATGCCTTGTCGCCGGTGGGCAAGCTGCTGCCCTCGGCCGGGCGTGAGCGGGCCGAGGTGCGCACCTGGGAAGCGCTGGCCGACGGCGTGCTGGACGCGCTGATCCTGGCGCGCCTGGAACAAACCT encodes the following:
- the ntrB gene encoding nitrate ABC transporter permease, which produces MRSLNLRAALLSLALLVLLLAVWQVATLPSGGSPAPAAASMTAEEIEYAKLLGKDPTAGAAPAAARSGFPTPAQMAAAAWAQLASPFHDHGPNDKGIGLQLAHSLGRVALGYLFAAAVAVPLGFAIGMSPLLYRALDPFIQILKPISPLAWMPLALYTIKDSSISGIFVIFICSVWPMLINTAFGVAGVRREWLNVARTLEVRPMRRALEVILPAAAPTILTGMRISMGIAWLVIVAAEMLVGGTGIGYFVWNEWNNLSLPNVIFAILVIGVVGMLLDLMFARLQKAVTYAD
- a CDS encoding ABC transporter ATP-binding protein, producing MQTDLIQVQGLAKTYPGAPEPVFDEVNFDIRQGEFVCIIGHSGCGKTTILNVLAGLEQASEGVVLMDGREIAGPSLDRGVVFQGHALMPWLTVRRNIAFAVRSKWPGWSAAQVNEQVEKFVQLVGLGAAIDKKPSQLSGGMKQRVGIARAFAIQPRMLLLDEPFGALDALTRGTIQDELLRICAETRQTVFMITHDVDEAILLADRILLMSNGPRARVAEVVVNTMPRGRQRATLHHDPQYYRIRNHLVDFLVARSQHLSHGRAPARPPEVRPGLQAEPDPIPSADAKVTPFTPRSKEQAA
- the cynS gene encoding cyanase, translated to MSRMEVTEKIVATKVAQGLKWSDVAAKVGLSKEWVTAACLGQMTLNAEQAAVIGEIFGLTEAEQRWLMVVPYKGSLPTSVPTDPLIYRFYELVSVYGTTFKELIHEEFGDGIMSAIDFKMDLQREADPKGDRVSITMSGKFLPYKTY
- a CDS encoding nuclear transport factor 2 family protein; the protein is MSAPEIRPPVPPFTADSAAQKVRLAEDAWNSRDPDRVVGVYTHDTVWRNRAEFPQGREQVRQFLQRKWARELDYRLIKELWAFEGARIAVRFAYEWHDDSGQWFRSYGNENWQFNAQGLMERRFASINDLPIREAERLFHWPLGRRPDEHPGLSALGL
- the upp gene encoding uracil phosphoribosyltransferase, translating into MSLPQVHHITHPLVQHKLTLMREKTRSTSGFRRLLNEISMLMAYEITRDIGTQMIEIETPLEKMQAPVIDGKKTVFVSILRAGNGFLDGMLNVVPGARVGHVGLYRDPKTLVAVEYYFKMPSDMHERDVIVLDPMLATGNSAVAAVERLKETNPKSIRFVCLLAAPEGLKNFHGSHPDVPVYTAAIDRGLDEHGYIVPGLGDAGDRIFGTK
- a CDS encoding amidohydrolase family protein, which translates into the protein MRDLLIRNATLPDGRTGQDVLVLQGRIAAVQPGLAAPAGIATHDAQGWLLSPPFVDAHFHMDATLSYGLPRVNASGTLLEGIGLWGELKPLLTPEALVERALAYCDWAVAKGLLAIRTHVDVCDDRLMAVQALLQVREQVRPYLDLQLVAFPQDGVLRAPGALANLERALDLGVDVVGGIPHFERTMADGAESVKLLCEIAADRGLRVDMHCDESDDPLSRHIETLAFQAQRLGLQGRVTGSHLTSMHSMDNYYVSKLLPLIAEAGVHAVANPLINITLQGRHDTYPKRRGMTRVPELMAAGVNVGFGHDCVMDPWYSLGSGDMLEVAAMGLHVAQMTSQAGMQACFEAVTTNSARILGLEGYGLAPGCRGSFVLLQARTPVEALRLRAHRLLVVREGRVLAESAPLQARLQLPGRPAEVDWTLRRGPHD
- a CDS encoding glutathione S-transferase N-terminal domain-containing protein, producing MKLIGSLTSPYVRKVRIVLAEKKLDYQFVQEDVWGSDAILASNPLGKVPCLVMEGGEAVFDSRVIVEYVDALSPVGKLLPSAGRERAEVRTWEALADGVLDALILARLEQTWSGRAETERSQAWIDRQMVKVDASLKAMAKGLGDKPWCCGGTHLTLADIAVGCALAYIDFRFGHIDWRSQHPNLGKLLDKLAARASFADTAPPAA